One Jannaschia sp. GRR-S6-38 genomic window carries:
- a CDS encoding XdhC family protein, giving the protein MQRLDDAPRAALEWHRAGKGAALATVIETWGSAPRPRGSQLAISEDAELVGSVSGGCVEGAVVAEALDAMGDRKHRVLEYGVSDDEAFAVGLACGGTIRILLEPVGGTLPPELLEELVARRVRHEAVGQAANVEDGATALIDASDLGARLREDRSGFEPDGRTFVTLHAPPLRLAVVGGVHIAQALVPMARLAGYAPMVIDPREAFASADRFPETRLVHDWPDEAMAAFAPDARSAVVLLTHDPKLDDPALRIALDSPAFYVGALGSTRTHAKRVARLQETGLSPEAIARIDAPVGLDIGAQSPGEIAVAILAAMTQALRKP; this is encoded by the coding sequence ATGCAGCGACTCGACGATGCGCCGCGCGCCGCGCTGGAATGGCACCGCGCCGGAAAGGGCGCGGCGCTGGCCACGGTGATCGAGACCTGGGGCAGCGCGCCGCGTCCGCGCGGCAGTCAGCTCGCGATCTCGGAGGATGCCGAGCTCGTCGGTTCGGTTTCGGGCGGCTGCGTCGAGGGCGCCGTTGTGGCCGAGGCGCTGGACGCGATGGGCGACCGCAAGCACCGCGTGCTGGAATACGGCGTCAGCGACGACGAGGCTTTCGCCGTGGGCCTGGCCTGCGGCGGCACGATCCGCATCCTGCTCGAGCCCGTGGGCGGGACGCTGCCGCCCGAGCTGCTGGAGGAGCTGGTCGCGCGGCGCGTGCGCCACGAGGCGGTCGGACAGGCCGCGAATGTCGAGGACGGGGCGACCGCCCTGATCGACGCGTCCGACCTGGGCGCCCGCCTGCGCGAGGACCGCTCGGGCTTCGAGCCCGATGGCCGGACCTTCGTGACCCTTCACGCGCCGCCCCTGCGGCTGGCCGTCGTGGGCGGGGTGCATATTGCGCAGGCGCTGGTGCCGATGGCGCGGCTCGCGGGTTATGCGCCGATGGTGATCGACCCGCGCGAGGCCTTCGCGTCGGCCGACCGCTTCCCGGAGACGCGGCTGGTCCATGACTGGCCCGACGAGGCCATGGCAGCCTTTGCGCCCGACGCGCGCTCGGCGGTGGTGCTGCTGACCCATGACCCCAAGCTCGACGACCCCGCGCTGCGGATCGCGCTGGACAGCCCGGCCTTCTACGTGGGCGCGCTGGGCTCGACCCGCACCCATGCCAAGCGCGTCGCCCGGTTGCAGGAGACGGGGCTCTCGCCCGAGGCCATCGCGCGGATCGACGCGCCGGTGGGGCTCGACATCGGGGCGCAAAGCCCCGGCGAGATCGCCGTGGCGATCCTGGCCGCGATGACGCAGGCGCTGCGGAAGCCATGA